One Betta splendens chromosome 16, fBetSpl5.4, whole genome shotgun sequence genomic window carries:
- the trak1a gene encoding trafficking kinesin-binding protein 1 isoform X7 — protein MNVCNSTDLPELEIISLLEEQLPVYKLRADTIFGYEQDDWLHTPLVDPDSALNLTTEQIEETLKYFLLCADRVGQMTKTYSDIDAVTRLLEEKERDLELAARIGQSLLKKNKALSERNELLEEQVEHIREEVSQLRHDLSMKDELLQFYTSAAEESEVESATSTPVRLSETSASPPTFFPLDCLQKKLKDLEEENKSLRFEASHLETETISYEEKEQQLVNDCVKELRDANVQISSLAEELARKTEDASRQQEEITHLLSQIVDLQKKAKLYAVENEELTQHLGAAKDAQRQLTAELQELQEKYAECMEMLHEAQEELKNLRNKTLPLSTPRRFHSLGLFPMDSLAAEIEGTMRKELQMDDPDVEEQRLHPKRVFQTVKNLNLMRQQRSSLAPSPLNIPGSNQTSCFTSGRSSRVGTPRANSVYGSETGSGIFLDNRTSILESSSDGSEDSNKRPPGTPGTPGSRDLEAALRRLSLRRDNYLSEKRFFEEERERKLAYLSKEEEKGGGQSSGGPNTPTESLLSLCSHPSLGSIWSGYSFTARSYLPEKLQIVKPLEGSATLHAWQQLAQPHMGALLDHRPGVVTKGFRTLAHDLDQEDDWQLDQPEEDEASCDSLSSSLGESAACSALPRSTSTPLVRGADDGSQPKTLCGAKDETLGKDGHAANTGLPFSSPSLCSEMMNGHADLKEAFQPAAVEHMPVNFPGKCVSHTSSTYTFTTCRILHPSDQLTSVSPRSCDEDDEVELYHMVVMASLEQAN, from the exons aTGTGTGTAACAGTACTGATTTGCCAGAGCTTGAAATTATCAGCTTATTGGAGGAACAGCTGCCAGTCTACAAGCTGAGGGCTGACACGATCTTCGGCTACGAGCAAGATGATTGGCTGCACACACCGCTGGTGGACCCCGACTCTGCCCTCAACCTGACGACTGAACAGATAGAGGAGACCCTCAAATACTTTT TGCTGTGTGCAGACAGAGTGGGACAGATGACGAAAACCTACAGTGACATAGACGCTGTCACTCGActgctggaggag AAAGAGCGTGACTTGGAGTTAGCGGCTCGTATTGGGCAGTCACTGCTGAAGAAGAACAAAGCTCTCAGCGAGAGgaatgagctgctggaggagcaagTAGAGCACATACGAGAAGAG GTGTCGCAGCTTCGTCACGACCTGTCCATGAAAGATGAGCTCTTGCAGTTCTACACCAGCGCTGCTGAGGAAAGCGAGGTGGAATCCGCCACCTCGACACC tgtgcgGCTCAGTGAAACAAGTGCATCACCTCCAACCTTCTTCCCCCTGGACTGTTTACAGAAGAAACTCAAGGATctggaggaagaaaacaaaTCTTTACGATTTGAG GCCAGTCATTTGGAAACAGAAACGATCTCCTATGAGGAGAAAGAACAGCAACTTGTCAACGACTGTGTCAAAGAACTAC GCGATGCAAATGTGCAGATTTCCTCTCTGGCTGAGGAGCTGGCCAGAAAGACTGAAGACGCCTCCAGACAACAGGAAGAGATCACACACCTACTCTCCCAAATAGTAGACCTTCAAAAGAAGGCCAAGCTG TATGCTGTGGAGAACGAAGAGCTGACTCAGCACTTGGGAGCAGCCAAAGATGCCCAGCGACAACTGACTGCTGAG TTGCAGGAGTTGCAGGAAAAGTATGCAGAGTGTATGGAGATGCTCCATGaagctcaggaggagctgaagaatcTGAGGAATAAAACTCTACCTCTCAGCACACCGAGGCGTTTCCACTCTCTGGGTTTGTTTCCAATG GATTCTCTGGCAGCAGAAATAGAAGGCACCATGAGAAAGGAACTTCAAATGGATGATCCGGATGTAGAGGAGCAGAG GCTGCACCCAAAGCGAGTGTTCCAGACGGTGAAGAACCTCAACCTGATGCGTCAGCAGCGTTCATCATTAGCCCCCTCCCCTCTCAACATCCCAGGCTCAAATCAGACATCGTGCTTCACCTCAGGGCGCTCCAGCCGGGTGGGCACGCCCCGTGCCAACTCCGTATATGGTAGCGAGACAGGAAGTGGGATTTTCCTGGACAACAGAACAAGCATCTTGGAAAGTTCAAGTGATGG GTCTGAGGATTCTAACAAACGGCCCCCTGGCACCCCAGGAACCCCAGGCAGCAGGGACCTGGAGGCAGCCTTGCGGCGTCTTTCCCTCCGTCGCGACAACTACCTCTCAGAGAAGCGTTTTtttgaggaggagagggagagaaaactGGCTTATCTGtcaaaagaggaagaaaagggagGTGGGCAGAGCAGTGGAGGCCCAAACACTCCGACCGAAAGCCTGTTGTCGCTGTGCTCGCATCCCTCTCTCGGAAGCATTTGGTCCGGATACTCTTTCACAGCAAGATCCTACCTGCCGGAGAAGCTGCAGATTGTAAAGCCGCTAGAAG GCTCTGCTACGCTGCACGCATGGCAGCAGCTGGCTCAACCCCACATGGGAGCTCTGCTGGATCATCGGCCCGGCGTGGTCACCAAGGGCTTCCGCACATTAGCGCATGATCTGGACCAGGAAGACGACTGGCAACTGGACCaaccagaggaggatgaggcctCCTGTGACTCGTTGAGCAGCTCGCTGGGGGAAAGCGCCGCGTGCTCGGCTCTGCCTCGCTCTACCTCTACGCCCTTGGTCCGTGGCGCTGATGACGGGAGCCAGCCAAAAACATTGTGTGGGGCCAAAGATGAGACACTCGGGAAAGATGGACACGCTGCGAACACGGGCCTTCCCTTCTCCAGCCCCTCGCTGTGCTCGGAGATGATGAACGGGCACGCGGACCTGAAGGAGGCCTTCCAGCCGGCCGCGGTGGAGCACATGCCTG TTAATTTCCCAGGGAAGTGTGTGTCGCATACTAGCTCCACATACACCTTCACCACCTGCAGGATCCTCCACCCCTCTGATCAGCTGACGTCTGTGTCTCCAAG GTCATGTGATGAGGACGACGAAGTGGAGTTGTATCATATGGTTGTGATGGCCAGCCTAGAGCAAGCTAATTGA
- the trak1a gene encoding trafficking kinesin-binding protein 1 isoform X2, which produces MNVCNSTDLPELEIISLLEEQLPVYKLRADTIFGYEQDDWLHTPLVDPDSALNLTTEQIEETLKYFLLCADRVGQMTKTYSDIDAVTRLLEEKERDLELAARIGQSLLKKNKALSERNELLEEQVEHIREEVSQLRHDLSMKDELLQFYTSAAEESEVESATSTPVRLSETSASPPTFFPLDCLQKKLKDLEEENKSLRFEASHLETETISYEEKEQQLVNDCVKELRDANVQISSLAEELARKTEDASRQQEEITHLLSQIVDLQKKAKLYAVENEELTQHLGAAKDAQRQLTAELQELQEKYAECMEMLHEAQEELKNLRNKTLPLSTPRRFHSLGLFPMDSLAAEIEGTMRKELQMDDPDVEEQRLHPKRVFQTVKNLNLMRQQRSSLAPSPLNIPGSNQTSCFTSGRSSRVGTPRANSVYGSETGSGIFLDNRTSILESSSDGSEDSNKRPPGTPGTPGSRDLEAALRRLSLRRDNYLSEKRFFEEERERKLAYLSKEEEKGGGQSSGGPNTPTESLLSLCSHPSLGSIWSGYSFTARSYLPEKLQIVKPLEGSATLHAWQQLAQPHMGALLDHRPGVVTKGFRTLAHDLDQEDDWQLDQPEEDEASCDSLSSSLGESAACSALPRSTSTPLVRGADDGSQPKTLCGAKDETLGKDGHAANTGLPFSSPSLCSEMMNGHADLKEAFQPAAVEHMPVNFPGKCVSHTSSTYTFTTCRILHPSDQLTSVSPSPAIGSCQSSVHVASAAPASTPTNASAPHTPSYTPCCTPRRLSLSLSLAESSTNLRDSTRTTSTSLGLVRLLLERGISASVYDPGSWDRGLNIGAAPTGAAPAPRPSDAAGEPEGGHVARRPDSLLLLRPSTPPDSTSSAAAAARPVFRFSLSPDDPPYYDTFLASKPARTILREVLGEADRERGAQADGDDGQAEVQNLRLVDKLKRFRTLSPHSASASPGTNLFGTSGLGSSALGAGLPGLSTGLRRNRTYPALVGASMAMKDPGGPASTDILIAQPTPDTTHTQTSKIHSKATRVKNAIHIPQTLHALETVTPQTIIQRHTRLNDALWDSTSNDPKQDEETVP; this is translated from the exons aTGTGTGTAACAGTACTGATTTGCCAGAGCTTGAAATTATCAGCTTATTGGAGGAACAGCTGCCAGTCTACAAGCTGAGGGCTGACACGATCTTCGGCTACGAGCAAGATGATTGGCTGCACACACCGCTGGTGGACCCCGACTCTGCCCTCAACCTGACGACTGAACAGATAGAGGAGACCCTCAAATACTTTT TGCTGTGTGCAGACAGAGTGGGACAGATGACGAAAACCTACAGTGACATAGACGCTGTCACTCGActgctggaggag AAAGAGCGTGACTTGGAGTTAGCGGCTCGTATTGGGCAGTCACTGCTGAAGAAGAACAAAGCTCTCAGCGAGAGgaatgagctgctggaggagcaagTAGAGCACATACGAGAAGAG GTGTCGCAGCTTCGTCACGACCTGTCCATGAAAGATGAGCTCTTGCAGTTCTACACCAGCGCTGCTGAGGAAAGCGAGGTGGAATCCGCCACCTCGACACC tgtgcgGCTCAGTGAAACAAGTGCATCACCTCCAACCTTCTTCCCCCTGGACTGTTTACAGAAGAAACTCAAGGATctggaggaagaaaacaaaTCTTTACGATTTGAG GCCAGTCATTTGGAAACAGAAACGATCTCCTATGAGGAGAAAGAACAGCAACTTGTCAACGACTGTGTCAAAGAACTAC GCGATGCAAATGTGCAGATTTCCTCTCTGGCTGAGGAGCTGGCCAGAAAGACTGAAGACGCCTCCAGACAACAGGAAGAGATCACACACCTACTCTCCCAAATAGTAGACCTTCAAAAGAAGGCCAAGCTG TATGCTGTGGAGAACGAAGAGCTGACTCAGCACTTGGGAGCAGCCAAAGATGCCCAGCGACAACTGACTGCTGAG TTGCAGGAGTTGCAGGAAAAGTATGCAGAGTGTATGGAGATGCTCCATGaagctcaggaggagctgaagaatcTGAGGAATAAAACTCTACCTCTCAGCACACCGAGGCGTTTCCACTCTCTGGGTTTGTTTCCAATG GATTCTCTGGCAGCAGAAATAGAAGGCACCATGAGAAAGGAACTTCAAATGGATGATCCGGATGTAGAGGAGCAGAG GCTGCACCCAAAGCGAGTGTTCCAGACGGTGAAGAACCTCAACCTGATGCGTCAGCAGCGTTCATCATTAGCCCCCTCCCCTCTCAACATCCCAGGCTCAAATCAGACATCGTGCTTCACCTCAGGGCGCTCCAGCCGGGTGGGCACGCCCCGTGCCAACTCCGTATATGGTAGCGAGACAGGAAGTGGGATTTTCCTGGACAACAGAACAAGCATCTTGGAAAGTTCAAGTGATGG GTCTGAGGATTCTAACAAACGGCCCCCTGGCACCCCAGGAACCCCAGGCAGCAGGGACCTGGAGGCAGCCTTGCGGCGTCTTTCCCTCCGTCGCGACAACTACCTCTCAGAGAAGCGTTTTtttgaggaggagagggagagaaaactGGCTTATCTGtcaaaagaggaagaaaagggagGTGGGCAGAGCAGTGGAGGCCCAAACACTCCGACCGAAAGCCTGTTGTCGCTGTGCTCGCATCCCTCTCTCGGAAGCATTTGGTCCGGATACTCTTTCACAGCAAGATCCTACCTGCCGGAGAAGCTGCAGATTGTAAAGCCGCTAGAAG GCTCTGCTACGCTGCACGCATGGCAGCAGCTGGCTCAACCCCACATGGGAGCTCTGCTGGATCATCGGCCCGGCGTGGTCACCAAGGGCTTCCGCACATTAGCGCATGATCTGGACCAGGAAGACGACTGGCAACTGGACCaaccagaggaggatgaggcctCCTGTGACTCGTTGAGCAGCTCGCTGGGGGAAAGCGCCGCGTGCTCGGCTCTGCCTCGCTCTACCTCTACGCCCTTGGTCCGTGGCGCTGATGACGGGAGCCAGCCAAAAACATTGTGTGGGGCCAAAGATGAGACACTCGGGAAAGATGGACACGCTGCGAACACGGGCCTTCCCTTCTCCAGCCCCTCGCTGTGCTCGGAGATGATGAACGGGCACGCGGACCTGAAGGAGGCCTTCCAGCCGGCCGCGGTGGAGCACATGCCTG TTAATTTCCCAGGGAAGTGTGTGTCGCATACTAGCTCCACATACACCTTCACCACCTGCAGGATCCTCCACCCCTCTGATCAGCTGACGTCTGTGTCTCCAAG CCCAGCTATCGGCTCCTGTCAGAGCAGCGTTCACGTCGCCAGCGCCGCCCCCGCTTCCACGCCCACGAACGCGTCTGCCCCTCACACCCCGTCCTACACCCCCTGCTGCACCCCGCGGCGCCTCTCCCTGTCCCTGTCTCTGGCTGAATCCTCCACCAACCTGAGGGACTCCACCAGGACCACTAGCACCTCCCTGGGCCTGgtgcgcctcctgctggagcgCGGCATCTCTGCCTCGGTGTACGATCCTGGCAGCTGGGACCGCGGGCTGAACatcggcgcggcgcccacgggAGCAGCGCCGGCGCCAAGACCCAGCGACGCAGCGGGGGAGCCCGAGGGCGGGCATGTTGCCAGACGGCCagactccctcctcctcctccggccctCCACCCCACCCGACTCCACGTcctccgctgctgccgccgcacgccccgtttttcggttcAGCCTGTCGCCCGACGACCCGCCGTACTACGACACCTTCCTGGCCTCGAAACCGGCCCGCACCATCCTGAGGGAGGTGCTGGGGGAGGCGGACAGGGAGCGGGGGGCGCAGGCGGACGGCGACGACGGCCAAGCAGAGGTGCAGAACCTGCGGCTCGTGGACAAGCTGAAGCGCTTCCGCACCCTCTCGCCCCACTCGGCCTCGGCCTCGCCCGGGACTAACCTGTTCGGCACCAGCGGACTAGGGAGCAGTGCGCTGGGAGCAGGGCTTCCTGGATTGAGCACGGGACTCAGGAGGAATCGAACCTACCCGGCCCTGGTGGGGGCCAGCATGGCTATGAAAGATCCAGGGGGACCCGCTAGCACAGACATACTCATAGCGCAGCCGACCCcagatacaacacacacacaaacaagcaaaataCATTCGAAGGCCACACGGGTCAAAAACGCCATACATATACCACAGACATTACACGCTCTGGAAACAGTCACGCCACAGACCATAATACAGAGACACACTAGGCTGAATGACGCACTGTGGGACTCAACAAGCAACGACCCAAAGCAAGACGAGGAAACTGTCCCATAA
- the trak1a gene encoding trafficking kinesin-binding protein 1 isoform X6, which translates to MKRRGQRFVKADYYELDWYYEECADVLCADRVGQMTKTYSDIDAVTRLLEEKERDLELAARIGQSLLKKNKALSERNELLEEQVEHIREEVSQLRHDLSMKDELLQFYTSAAEESEVESATSTPVRLSETSASPPTFFPLDCLQKKLKDLEEENKSLRFEASHLETETISYEEKEQQLVNDCVKELRDANVQISSLAEELARKTEDASRQQEEITHLLSQIVDLQKKAKLYAVENEELTQHLGAAKDAQRQLTAELQELQEKYAECMEMLHEAQEELKNLRNKTLPLSTPRRFHSLGLFPMDSLAAEIEGTMRKELQMDDPDVEEQRLHPKRVFQTVKNLNLMRQQRSSLAPSPLNIPGSNQTSCFTSGRSSRVGTPRANSVYGSETGSGIFLDNRTSILESSSDGSEDSNKRPPGTPGTPGSRDLEAALRRLSLRRDNYLSEKRFFEEERERKLAYLSKEEEKGGGQSSGGPNTPTESLLSLCSHPSLGSIWSGYSFTARSYLPEKLQIVKPLEGDYLSQGCETPRTLHKEKENQNPKHLHGSKIKQQHPNQNEPPNTGTVYPQLQEKNQQQSQYLILHRKSKIFLSSSQNLQRSSSLLELSSPASKRPPLTDPLALVTGLLEVFDQQGGSLNLQHSFYFRHTQPRCWFEI; encoded by the exons ATGAAGAGACGAGGCCAGAGGTTTGTCAAGGCAGACTACTATGAACTGGACTGGTACTATGAAGAGTGTGCTGATG TGCTGTGTGCAGACAGAGTGGGACAGATGACGAAAACCTACAGTGACATAGACGCTGTCACTCGActgctggaggag AAAGAGCGTGACTTGGAGTTAGCGGCTCGTATTGGGCAGTCACTGCTGAAGAAGAACAAAGCTCTCAGCGAGAGgaatgagctgctggaggagcaagTAGAGCACATACGAGAAGAG GTGTCGCAGCTTCGTCACGACCTGTCCATGAAAGATGAGCTCTTGCAGTTCTACACCAGCGCTGCTGAGGAAAGCGAGGTGGAATCCGCCACCTCGACACC tgtgcgGCTCAGTGAAACAAGTGCATCACCTCCAACCTTCTTCCCCCTGGACTGTTTACAGAAGAAACTCAAGGATctggaggaagaaaacaaaTCTTTACGATTTGAG GCCAGTCATTTGGAAACAGAAACGATCTCCTATGAGGAGAAAGAACAGCAACTTGTCAACGACTGTGTCAAAGAACTAC GCGATGCAAATGTGCAGATTTCCTCTCTGGCTGAGGAGCTGGCCAGAAAGACTGAAGACGCCTCCAGACAACAGGAAGAGATCACACACCTACTCTCCCAAATAGTAGACCTTCAAAAGAAGGCCAAGCTG TATGCTGTGGAGAACGAAGAGCTGACTCAGCACTTGGGAGCAGCCAAAGATGCCCAGCGACAACTGACTGCTGAG TTGCAGGAGTTGCAGGAAAAGTATGCAGAGTGTATGGAGATGCTCCATGaagctcaggaggagctgaagaatcTGAGGAATAAAACTCTACCTCTCAGCACACCGAGGCGTTTCCACTCTCTGGGTTTGTTTCCAATG GATTCTCTGGCAGCAGAAATAGAAGGCACCATGAGAAAGGAACTTCAAATGGATGATCCGGATGTAGAGGAGCAGAG GCTGCACCCAAAGCGAGTGTTCCAGACGGTGAAGAACCTCAACCTGATGCGTCAGCAGCGTTCATCATTAGCCCCCTCCCCTCTCAACATCCCAGGCTCAAATCAGACATCGTGCTTCACCTCAGGGCGCTCCAGCCGGGTGGGCACGCCCCGTGCCAACTCCGTATATGGTAGCGAGACAGGAAGTGGGATTTTCCTGGACAACAGAACAAGCATCTTGGAAAGTTCAAGTGATGG GTCTGAGGATTCTAACAAACGGCCCCCTGGCACCCCAGGAACCCCAGGCAGCAGGGACCTGGAGGCAGCCTTGCGGCGTCTTTCCCTCCGTCGCGACAACTACCTCTCAGAGAAGCGTTTTtttgaggaggagagggagagaaaactGGCTTATCTGtcaaaagaggaagaaaagggagGTGGGCAGAGCAGTGGAGGCCCAAACACTCCGACCGAAAGCCTGTTGTCGCTGTGCTCGCATCCCTCTCTCGGAAGCATTTGGTCCGGATACTCTTTCACAGCAAGATCCTACCTGCCGGAGAAGCTGCAGATTGTAAAGCCGCTAGAAGGTGATTATTTGTCTCAGGGTTGTGAGACACCCAGAACTTTACATAAGGAAAAAGAGAATCAAAATCCAAAACACTTGCACGGTAGTAAGATCAAGCAACAGCACCCGAATCAGAATGAACCCCCAAACACAGGAACAGTTTACCCCCAATTACAGGAGAAGAAtcagcagcagagtcagtatCTTATTTTACACAGAAAGTCCAAAATCTTTCTGAGCAGCTCACAgaacctgcagaggagctccagCTTGTTGGAGCTGAGCAGCCCGGCCAGTAAGAGGCCTCCGCTCACAGATCCACTGGCTCTAGTCACAGGGCTGCTGGAGGTGTTCGACCAACAGGGAGGGAGTCTGAACCTGCAGCACTCCTTTTACTTTAGACACACTCAACCACGCTGCTGGTTTGAAATCTAG
- the trak1a gene encoding trafficking kinesin-binding protein 1 isoform X3, with the protein MKRRGQRFVKADYYELDWYYEECADVLCADRVGQMTKTYSDIDAVTRLLEEKERDLELAARIGQSLLKKNKALSERNELLEEQVEHIREEVSQLRHDLSMKDELLQFYTSAAEESEVESATSTPVRLSETSASPPTFFPLDCLQKKLKDLEEENKSLRFEASHLETETISYEEKEQQLVNDCVKELRDANVQISSLAEELARKTEDASRQQEEITHLLSQIVDLQKKAKLYAVENEELTQHLGAAKDAQRQLTAELQELQEKYAECMEMLHEAQEELKNLRNKTLPLSTPRRFHSLGLFPMDSLAAEIEGTMRKELQMDDPDVEEQRLHPKRVFQTVKNLNLMRQQRSSLAPSPLNIPGSNQTSCFTSGRSSRVGTPRANSVYGSETGSGIFLDNRTSILESSSDGSEDSNKRPPGTPGTPGSRDLEAALRRLSLRRDNYLSEKRFFEEERERKLAYLSKEEEKGGGQSSGGPNTPTESLLSLCSHPSLGSIWSGYSFTARSYLPEKLQIVKPLEGSATLHAWQQLAQPHMGALLDHRPGVVTKGFRTLAHDLDQEDDWQLDQPEEDEASCDSLSSSLGESAACSALPRSTSTPLVRGADDGSQPKTLCGAKDETLGKDGHAANTGLPFSSPSLCSEMMNGHADLKEAFQPAAVEHMPVNFPGKCVSHTSSTYTFTTCRILHPSDQLTSVSPSPAIGSCQSSVHVASAAPASTPTNASAPHTPSYTPCCTPRRLSLSLSLAESSTNLRDSTRTTSTSLGLVRLLLERGISASVYDPGSWDRGLNIGAAPTGAAPAPRPSDAAGEPEGGHVARRPDSLLLLRPSTPPDSTSSAAAAARPVFRFSLSPDDPPYYDTFLASKPARTILREVLGEADRERGAQADGDDGQAEVQNLRLVDKLKRFRTLSPHSASASPGTNLFGTSGLGSSALGAGLPGLSTGLRRNRTYPALVGASMAMKDPGGPASTDILIAQPTPDTTHTQTSKIHSKATRVKNAIHIPQTLHALETVTPQTIIQRHTRLNDALWDSTSNDPKQDEETVP; encoded by the exons ATGAAGAGACGAGGCCAGAGGTTTGTCAAGGCAGACTACTATGAACTGGACTGGTACTATGAAGAGTGTGCTGATG TGCTGTGTGCAGACAGAGTGGGACAGATGACGAAAACCTACAGTGACATAGACGCTGTCACTCGActgctggaggag AAAGAGCGTGACTTGGAGTTAGCGGCTCGTATTGGGCAGTCACTGCTGAAGAAGAACAAAGCTCTCAGCGAGAGgaatgagctgctggaggagcaagTAGAGCACATACGAGAAGAG GTGTCGCAGCTTCGTCACGACCTGTCCATGAAAGATGAGCTCTTGCAGTTCTACACCAGCGCTGCTGAGGAAAGCGAGGTGGAATCCGCCACCTCGACACC tgtgcgGCTCAGTGAAACAAGTGCATCACCTCCAACCTTCTTCCCCCTGGACTGTTTACAGAAGAAACTCAAGGATctggaggaagaaaacaaaTCTTTACGATTTGAG GCCAGTCATTTGGAAACAGAAACGATCTCCTATGAGGAGAAAGAACAGCAACTTGTCAACGACTGTGTCAAAGAACTAC GCGATGCAAATGTGCAGATTTCCTCTCTGGCTGAGGAGCTGGCCAGAAAGACTGAAGACGCCTCCAGACAACAGGAAGAGATCACACACCTACTCTCCCAAATAGTAGACCTTCAAAAGAAGGCCAAGCTG TATGCTGTGGAGAACGAAGAGCTGACTCAGCACTTGGGAGCAGCCAAAGATGCCCAGCGACAACTGACTGCTGAG TTGCAGGAGTTGCAGGAAAAGTATGCAGAGTGTATGGAGATGCTCCATGaagctcaggaggagctgaagaatcTGAGGAATAAAACTCTACCTCTCAGCACACCGAGGCGTTTCCACTCTCTGGGTTTGTTTCCAATG GATTCTCTGGCAGCAGAAATAGAAGGCACCATGAGAAAGGAACTTCAAATGGATGATCCGGATGTAGAGGAGCAGAG GCTGCACCCAAAGCGAGTGTTCCAGACGGTGAAGAACCTCAACCTGATGCGTCAGCAGCGTTCATCATTAGCCCCCTCCCCTCTCAACATCCCAGGCTCAAATCAGACATCGTGCTTCACCTCAGGGCGCTCCAGCCGGGTGGGCACGCCCCGTGCCAACTCCGTATATGGTAGCGAGACAGGAAGTGGGATTTTCCTGGACAACAGAACAAGCATCTTGGAAAGTTCAAGTGATGG GTCTGAGGATTCTAACAAACGGCCCCCTGGCACCCCAGGAACCCCAGGCAGCAGGGACCTGGAGGCAGCCTTGCGGCGTCTTTCCCTCCGTCGCGACAACTACCTCTCAGAGAAGCGTTTTtttgaggaggagagggagagaaaactGGCTTATCTGtcaaaagaggaagaaaagggagGTGGGCAGAGCAGTGGAGGCCCAAACACTCCGACCGAAAGCCTGTTGTCGCTGTGCTCGCATCCCTCTCTCGGAAGCATTTGGTCCGGATACTCTTTCACAGCAAGATCCTACCTGCCGGAGAAGCTGCAGATTGTAAAGCCGCTAGAAG GCTCTGCTACGCTGCACGCATGGCAGCAGCTGGCTCAACCCCACATGGGAGCTCTGCTGGATCATCGGCCCGGCGTGGTCACCAAGGGCTTCCGCACATTAGCGCATGATCTGGACCAGGAAGACGACTGGCAACTGGACCaaccagaggaggatgaggcctCCTGTGACTCGTTGAGCAGCTCGCTGGGGGAAAGCGCCGCGTGCTCGGCTCTGCCTCGCTCTACCTCTACGCCCTTGGTCCGTGGCGCTGATGACGGGAGCCAGCCAAAAACATTGTGTGGGGCCAAAGATGAGACACTCGGGAAAGATGGACACGCTGCGAACACGGGCCTTCCCTTCTCCAGCCCCTCGCTGTGCTCGGAGATGATGAACGGGCACGCGGACCTGAAGGAGGCCTTCCAGCCGGCCGCGGTGGAGCACATGCCTG TTAATTTCCCAGGGAAGTGTGTGTCGCATACTAGCTCCACATACACCTTCACCACCTGCAGGATCCTCCACCCCTCTGATCAGCTGACGTCTGTGTCTCCAAG CCCAGCTATCGGCTCCTGTCAGAGCAGCGTTCACGTCGCCAGCGCCGCCCCCGCTTCCACGCCCACGAACGCGTCTGCCCCTCACACCCCGTCCTACACCCCCTGCTGCACCCCGCGGCGCCTCTCCCTGTCCCTGTCTCTGGCTGAATCCTCCACCAACCTGAGGGACTCCACCAGGACCACTAGCACCTCCCTGGGCCTGgtgcgcctcctgctggagcgCGGCATCTCTGCCTCGGTGTACGATCCTGGCAGCTGGGACCGCGGGCTGAACatcggcgcggcgcccacgggAGCAGCGCCGGCGCCAAGACCCAGCGACGCAGCGGGGGAGCCCGAGGGCGGGCATGTTGCCAGACGGCCagactccctcctcctcctccggccctCCACCCCACCCGACTCCACGTcctccgctgctgccgccgcacgccccgtttttcggttcAGCCTGTCGCCCGACGACCCGCCGTACTACGACACCTTCCTGGCCTCGAAACCGGCCCGCACCATCCTGAGGGAGGTGCTGGGGGAGGCGGACAGGGAGCGGGGGGCGCAGGCGGACGGCGACGACGGCCAAGCAGAGGTGCAGAACCTGCGGCTCGTGGACAAGCTGAAGCGCTTCCGCACCCTCTCGCCCCACTCGGCCTCGGCCTCGCCCGGGACTAACCTGTTCGGCACCAGCGGACTAGGGAGCAGTGCGCTGGGAGCAGGGCTTCCTGGATTGAGCACGGGACTCAGGAGGAATCGAACCTACCCGGCCCTGGTGGGGGCCAGCATGGCTATGAAAGATCCAGGGGGACCCGCTAGCACAGACATACTCATAGCGCAGCCGACCCcagatacaacacacacacaaacaagcaaaataCATTCGAAGGCCACACGGGTCAAAAACGCCATACATATACCACAGACATTACACGCTCTGGAAACAGTCACGCCACAGACCATAATACAGAGACACACTAGGCTGAATGACGCACTGTGGGACTCAACAAGCAACGACCCAAAGCAAGACGAGGAAACTGTCCCATAA